CAGGTTGTACCCCTCCTCGTAGTTCGTTCGGAGGGGGTACGCGCCGTCCTTGGTGTGACTGGGTTTGCCGAAGTCGTCGTACTCGTAGTAGTTCTCCATCGCGCCGAGTGCTTTGGCGACGACGCGCTGTGTCGTGTTTTTCACGAGGTTGGCGTCGTCGGCTACACGGTCGGGAATCGCGTCCCAGTCGACGCCTTGCTTGGCGAGACGGATGGTTTCGTTGTACACCGACCGCGCTTCGAGGGTGGCGTCGTACAGCAGGCTCTCGTTGTCACTCTGGATGTCGAGTTGGAAGTCCAGCGTCTTGACGAGAGCCTGTGAGTCGGTCATTCTTGCTCGTTGGGTTGGACGTGACGGTAGTGGAGGAGGAGCGTGCGGAGTACGCTGTCGAAACTCGTGTGGCCCTCCTCGTCCTTGAGTTCGTCAAGGTCGTCGTACACGGTGTCGGATACCTTGAGTTGTTTCGTCACGTCTACCCCTTATTCTTCCACAGTTAAAAGTTTACTTGTGGTGGTCTGTGAGTCACTTCAAAGAATACTTTCGATTGGTCGTTGTATTGGTATGTATGGGCGAGAAGCGGTCGAACCACACGGTGTACAACATTAACTACCACTTCGTGTGGTGTCCGAAGTACCGCCATACCATTCTCGAACCAATCGAGGATTCGCTGGAAGCGAGTTTCCGTGCCATGTGCGACGAGTACGGCTACGAGATACTGTCGCTCCACATCTCACCCGACCACGTACACCTGTTCCTGTCAGCCCACCCGAAGCATGCGCCGAGCGAGATTGTGCGAACGGGTAAGAGCATCACGGCGCGGGAGATGTGGGAACAGCACGAGTCGTACTTGAAGGAGTATCTG
The genomic region above belongs to Haloarcula hispanica ATCC 33960 and contains:
- the tnpA gene encoding IS200/IS605 family transposase translates to MGEKRSNHTVYNINYHFVWCPKYRHTILEPIEDSLEASFRAMCDEYGYEILSLHISPDHVHLFLSAHPKHAPSEIVRTGKSITAREMWEQHESYLKEYLWGGGFWEESYYVGTAGDVSTDTIEQYIERTEHV